A region from the Nitrospirota bacterium genome encodes:
- a CDS encoding TetR/AcrR family transcriptional regulator, which produces MKKSPKIRSRDPVKTRARILEVAFTEILKGGFQGVSIDQIVDKTQMTKGAFFHHFPTKQALGYALVDEILSEMVLDRWIRPLEEYDNPIEGIVKVLKKVIDATPDEHIPLGCPLNNLIQEMSSVDPVFRDKLRDVLELWMDGIEGYLRKAKQRGFLKKEINPRQLAEFIVMNHEGAFGMTKSLRDRKVFRSLHAMLKSYLDSATIAK; this is translated from the coding sequence ATGAAAAAATCGCCGAAAATAAGATCACGGGATCCAGTAAAGACCCGCGCCAGGATCCTCGAAGTTGCTTTTACGGAAATCCTCAAGGGCGGTTTTCAAGGCGTTAGCATTGATCAAATCGTCGACAAGACCCAAATGACAAAAGGGGCCTTTTTTCACCACTTTCCAACCAAACAAGCTTTAGGATATGCCCTCGTAGATGAGATTTTGAGTGAAATGGTTCTTGATCGATGGATCCGTCCACTAGAAGAATACGACAACCCCATTGAAGGCATTGTAAAGGTCCTGAAGAAAGTGATTGACGCGACTCCCGATGAGCACATTCCTCTCGGCTGTCCTTTGAACAACCTGATTCAAGAAATGTCGTCGGTTGATCCGGTATTCCGGGACAAACTCAGAGATGTTCTTGAGCTCTGGATGGATGGCATAGAAGGCTATCTTCGAAAAGCCAAACAACGAGGATTCTTGAAGAAAGAAATTAATCCGAGGCAACTGGCGGAGTTTATCGTGATGAATCACGAGGGAGCCTTCGGTATGACTAAAAGCTTGAGAGATCGAAAAGTGTTTAGATCTCTGCACGCCATGCTCAAGAGTTATCTGGATAGTGCGACAATTGCAAAGTAA